A region of Asterias amurensis chromosome 22, ASM3211899v1 DNA encodes the following proteins:
- the LOC139953995 gene encoding fibroblast growth factor receptor 4-like: MTNHGKQFLVLAIAIGLIVQQSEGQGPNLTDLQLTMNTSVLEEGLPVRFFCSSEGCTNLKIFYIDGEIQSSNQPNPHETVSLDLIPARNQSGSVLECRMLSGSGSNIGSANLTLNINYPPETVFMTTESGACMGTTCDMTMVLWGEYNFTCQSLSSSQAYGFRWAITSKDGDVIDIPDSTQESKSEHDGGWNGVSRVTLRAQANYNGKRLVCHVLYPDNKTYQKLTVTVAVDRSILILLSVAALLALAVFLICAFAVYGACKTITSKWSPDRDVTALSRLSIKSKQRLSKKCSVSLDILNQSKTFRDNFPRERIQMLNVLGEGSFGVVYMAIADGILEDGKKHTVAVKMLKASVSSNDVSGFMKELDVCKTLEKHPHIVELLGCCTDKEPFCLIFEFASKGNLQSFLRDKRKSWSASSPCDLTSDLILKFAHQIASGMEYLSSMQIIHRDLATRNILLTEDLTCKLSDFGFSRDVLFESLYEMSSNGDVPIRWMAIESIVENKYTTMSDVWSYGVLLWEIFTLGSHPYPGMDVNNVIRALQDGLRLPKPAHCSDKLYDLMKSCWSPDPSDRPDFFKLLEMTQKMATSAHSFLQMSEFVPDQYE; this comes from the exons ATGACCAATCACGGAAAACAGTTTCTCGTTTTGGCGATTGCAATAG gaCTCATTGTTCAGCAATCCGAAGGACAAGGGCCGAATCTcacag ACTTGCAATTGACGATGAACACTTCGGTGTTGGAAGAGGGTCTACCTGTGCGGTTCTTTTGTAGCAGCGAGGGGTGTACCAATTTAAAGATTTTTTACATTGATGGGGAAATACAATCATCGAACCAGCCAAATCCTCA TGAAACAGTTTCCCTTGATCTGATTCCAGCACGAAATCAATCTGGATCAGTGCTTGAGTGTAGGATGTTATCCGGAAGTGGCAGTAACATCGGTAGTGCCAATCTCACTTTGAACATCAACT ATCCGCCTGAAACTGTTTTCATGACGACAGAGTCTGGTGCCTGCATGGGTACAACTTGTGACATGACAATGGTCTTATGGGGAGAGTACAATTTCACCTGCCAGTCTCTTTCGTCGAGTCAGGCTTACGGGTTCCGATGGGCCATAACCTCCAAAGATGGCGACGTGATTGACATTCCAGATTCAACACAgg AATCAAAATCTGAGCATGACGGGGGTTGGAACGGAGTGAGCAGAGTCACACTTAGGGCACAGGCAAATTACAATGGGAAACGACTGGTGTGCCACGTATTGTACCCTGACAACAAAACGTACCAGAAGTTAACAGTCACTGTCGCCGTGGATAGGA GTATTTTGATACTACTCTCTGTGGCGGCATTATTAGCCCTGGCCGTTTTCTTAATTTGCGCATTCGCTGTATACGGTGCATGCAAGACCATCACATCCAAATGGAGCCCTGACCGTGACGTCACAGCTCTCAGTCGTCTAAGCATCAAGTCAAAACAG AGGCTGTCGAAGAAATGTTCAGTGTCACTGGACATTCTCAACCAATCCAAGACGTTTAGGGATAACTTCCCCCGGGAGCGCATCCAGATGCTGAATGTGCTTGGTGAGGGGTCGTTTGGTGTGGTGTACATGGCGATTGCAGATGGCATCTTAGAAGATGGCAAGAAACACACAGTGGCTGTGAAGATGCTCAAAG CTTCGGTGTCATCTAATGACGTGTCAGGTTTCATGAAGGAACTGGATGTGTGCAAGACGCTTGAAAAGCACCCACACATCGTAGAGTTGCTGGGCTGCTGTACGGATAAAG AGCCTTTCTGCTTGATCTTCGAGTTCGCATCCAAAGGAAACCTTCAGAGTTTCTTACGAGATAAGAGAAAGTCCTGGTCTGCTTCTTCGCCCTGTGATTTGACCTCTGATCTCATTCTGAAGTTTGCTCATCAGATAGCTAGTGGCATGGAGTATCTATCGTCCATGCAG ATTATCCACAGGGATTTAGCGACACGTAACATCCTACTGACTGAGGATCTGACTTGCAAATTGTCAGATTTTGGATTTTCACGAGACGTTCTTTTCGAGAGCCTGTATGAGATGTCCTCAAAT GGTGATGTCCCGATCCGTTGGATGGCCATCGAGTCCATCGTAGAGAACAAGTATACAACAATGTCAGACGTCTGGTCCTACGGAGTATTATTGTGGGAAATATTCACCCTGG GTTCACATCCCTATCCAGGAATGGACGTCAATAACGTCATCAGAGCTCTACAGGATGGGCTCCGCCTACCAAAACCAGCACATTGCAGTGATAAACT gTACGATTTGATGAAGAGTTGCTGGTCACCAGATCCCTCAGACAGACCAGATTTCTTCAAGTTATTGGAGATGACGCAAAAAATGGCAACTTCTGCTCAT AGCTTTCTTCAGATGTCGGAGTTTGTTCCAGATCAATACGAATGA
- the LOC139953993 gene encoding uncharacterized protein isoform X1, with the protein MSVGLHELNTTLTKSLKVILPQFPPFCSSASLVHHKVRMAIVLAIWAVCFLSVISNGRAAAAENQHILLPKNNSHVPIPCVGLQPAERPSLLYWFIGETWEVAMGSLLLRYSDPGVGQNFTESDRYSVSHGFGLVIGQLDTTDSGRYWCRVIRGGAESIESVDVTVVVKDSRPGPVIWWNPSTGSVSKVDIKKQQILNCSVDDVYPNPDLTWSFIGCRSTANQSMELFTSNQQSTYDVFSKTYRVTKRAHFGALDLKIDDKCEFECIAKGVAIHNGSSATAVEIFTTAQQPESKSTSTTTIFIILAVILFVCFIALAYLVWRVFLPQRRIIKQEIQELVRKEPTGTPDEKTGLFMEINPKEMEDITAEGTTQWSSRRSLEDYSGLFKRSEQTGDILEVVGSDSQGLLLTTSKAVIRYPNKQEARPEIFTKDKFSGNVTNIVLHPQSETLIVVLKTTGKKVKTSLLYVDMNSGNYGEPVELTKFTSPKVTVDGAGAIFVGELDGKRLLMFERHSDTRGEYTLDINNKLQNIAAYGWKRLFVVNGKDTINKYIFKRTSGCLNMLKIRDCITISPAQETGLGEIVVYNHQIYVVNGVQILAYDVEVFEKLHTFETGFQDLQGLCFFGLNGVALYSNKRVQVYEIEKKKEENGHSSATV; encoded by the exons ATGTCCGTTGGTTTGCACGAATTGAATACGACACTCACGAAATCTCTGAAGG TAATACTTCCACAGTTCCCGCCCTTTTGTTCTTCAGCAAGTTTAGTTCATCATAAAGTCAGGATGGCAATTGTACTTGCTATTTGGGCCGTGTGCTTCCTTTCTGTTATAAGCAATGGAAGGGCGGCTGCTGCCGAAAATCAACACATCTTACTTCCTAAGAACAACAGCCATGTTCCCATCCCATGTGTTGGTCTCCAACCGGCCGAGAGACCGAGCCTTCTGTACTGGTTTATCGGTGAGACATGGGAGGTGGCAATGGGATCTCTTTTACTACGCTACTCAGATCCGGGCGTCGGCCAGAACTTTACAGAGAGTGACCGCTACTCTGTCTCACATGGCTTTGGCCTGGTCATTGGACAACTCGACACGACCGACAGTGGACGATACTGGTGCCGAGTTATCCGGGGAGGTGCCGAGAGCATCGAATCAGTTGACGTCACAGTTGTTGTTAAAG aTTCGCGTCCCGGTCCAGTGATATGGTGGAACCCTTCAACAGGTTCAGTTTCCAAAGTCGATATAAAGAAACAACAGATACTAAACTGTTCGGTCGATGACGTTTACCCGAACCCCGATTTAACATGGTCGTTCATTGGTTGCCGTAGTACTGCCAATCAGTCAATGGAATTATTCACGTCCAATCAGCAGTCGACCTACGACGTATTCTCCAAAACTTATCGAGTGACGAAAAGGGCCCATTTTGGCGCCTTGGATCTGAAGATAGACGATAAATGTGAGTTCGAGTGCATTGCTAAGGGAGTAGCAATCCACAACGGGTCGTCTGCTACCGCTGTTGAAATCTTTACCACAG CTCAGCAGCCAGAATCCAAGTCGACCAGTACAACCACAATCTTCATCATTctagcggtcatcttgtttgtATGCTTTATAGCGTTGGCATACTTAGTGTGGAGAGTGTTTCTACCTCAACGACGCATCATCAAGCAAGAAATACAAGAACTAGTAAGAAAAGAACCGACAG GTACACCGGACGAGAAGACGGGactctttatggaaattaaCCCGAAAGAAATGGAAGATATCACAG CTGAGGGAACTACTCAATGGTCGTCACGACGTAGCCTCGAAGACTACAGTGGTTTATTCAAACGCTCCGAACAAACAGGAGACATTCTGGAGGTGGTTGGTAGTGATAGTCAGGGCCTTTTACTTACAACATCGAAGGCAGTCATCCGCTACCCAAACAAACAGGAAGCTAGACCAGAAATCTTCACGAAAGACAAGTTTTCAGGAAATGTGACGAACATAGTCTTACACCCTCAAAGCGAAACTTTAATAGTGGTTTTAAAAACAACTGGCAAAAAAGTCAAAACAAGTTTGCTATATGTTGACATGAACTCTGGCAATTACGGAGAGCCGGTCGAGTTGACTAAGTTCACCTCCCCAAAGGTCACCGTTGATGGCGCTGGTGCTATCTTTGTGGGCGAACTCGATGGTAAAAGATTGCTGATGTTTGAAAGACACAGCGACACACGCGGAGAGTACACATTAGACATCAATAACAAGTTGCAAAATATCGCGGCATACGGTTGGAAACGTCTCTTTGTCGTGAACGGAAAAGACACCATAAATAAGTACATCTtcaaaagaaccagtggttgtcTCAACATGTTGAAAATCCGAGATTGCATAACAATTTCTCCTGCTCAAGAAACAGGGCTGGGTGAAATCGTAGTGTACAACCACCAAATCTACGTTGTGAACGGTGTTCAAATACTCGCATACGATGTCGAGGTATTTGAAAAGCTTCATACATTCGAGACTGGCTTCCAAGATCTGCAAGGTTTATGCTTCTTCGGGTTGAATGGTGTGGCTTTGTATAGCAATAAGCGTGTCCAGGTTTATgagattgagaaaaaaaaggaagaaaatggACATTCAAGTGCCACGGTGTGA
- the LOC139953993 gene encoding uncharacterized protein isoform X2, with the protein MAIVLAIWAVCFLSVISNGRAAAAENQHILLPKNNSHVPIPCVGLQPAERPSLLYWFIGETWEVAMGSLLLRYSDPGVGQNFTESDRYSVSHGFGLVIGQLDTTDSGRYWCRVIRGGAESIESVDVTVVVKDSRPGPVIWWNPSTGSVSKVDIKKQQILNCSVDDVYPNPDLTWSFIGCRSTANQSMELFTSNQQSTYDVFSKTYRVTKRAHFGALDLKIDDKCEFECIAKGVAIHNGSSATAVEIFTTAQQPESKSTSTTTIFIILAVILFVCFIALAYLVWRVFLPQRRIIKQEIQELVRKEPTGTPDEKTGLFMEINPKEMEDITAEGTTQWSSRRSLEDYSGLFKRSEQTGDILEVVGSDSQGLLLTTSKAVIRYPNKQEARPEIFTKDKFSGNVTNIVLHPQSETLIVVLKTTGKKVKTSLLYVDMNSGNYGEPVELTKFTSPKVTVDGAGAIFVGELDGKRLLMFERHSDTRGEYTLDINNKLQNIAAYGWKRLFVVNGKDTINKYIFKRTSGCLNMLKIRDCITISPAQETGLGEIVVYNHQIYVVNGVQILAYDVEVFEKLHTFETGFQDLQGLCFFGLNGVALYSNKRVQVYEIEKKKEENGHSSATV; encoded by the exons ATGGCAATTGTACTTGCTATTTGGGCCGTGTGCTTCCTTTCTGTTATAAGCAATGGAAGGGCGGCTGCTGCCGAAAATCAACACATCTTACTTCCTAAGAACAACAGCCATGTTCCCATCCCATGTGTTGGTCTCCAACCGGCCGAGAGACCGAGCCTTCTGTACTGGTTTATCGGTGAGACATGGGAGGTGGCAATGGGATCTCTTTTACTACGCTACTCAGATCCGGGCGTCGGCCAGAACTTTACAGAGAGTGACCGCTACTCTGTCTCACATGGCTTTGGCCTGGTCATTGGACAACTCGACACGACCGACAGTGGACGATACTGGTGCCGAGTTATCCGGGGAGGTGCCGAGAGCATCGAATCAGTTGACGTCACAGTTGTTGTTAAAG aTTCGCGTCCCGGTCCAGTGATATGGTGGAACCCTTCAACAGGTTCAGTTTCCAAAGTCGATATAAAGAAACAACAGATACTAAACTGTTCGGTCGATGACGTTTACCCGAACCCCGATTTAACATGGTCGTTCATTGGTTGCCGTAGTACTGCCAATCAGTCAATGGAATTATTCACGTCCAATCAGCAGTCGACCTACGACGTATTCTCCAAAACTTATCGAGTGACGAAAAGGGCCCATTTTGGCGCCTTGGATCTGAAGATAGACGATAAATGTGAGTTCGAGTGCATTGCTAAGGGAGTAGCAATCCACAACGGGTCGTCTGCTACCGCTGTTGAAATCTTTACCACAG CTCAGCAGCCAGAATCCAAGTCGACCAGTACAACCACAATCTTCATCATTctagcggtcatcttgtttgtATGCTTTATAGCGTTGGCATACTTAGTGTGGAGAGTGTTTCTACCTCAACGACGCATCATCAAGCAAGAAATACAAGAACTAGTAAGAAAAGAACCGACAG GTACACCGGACGAGAAGACGGGactctttatggaaattaaCCCGAAAGAAATGGAAGATATCACAG CTGAGGGAACTACTCAATGGTCGTCACGACGTAGCCTCGAAGACTACAGTGGTTTATTCAAACGCTCCGAACAAACAGGAGACATTCTGGAGGTGGTTGGTAGTGATAGTCAGGGCCTTTTACTTACAACATCGAAGGCAGTCATCCGCTACCCAAACAAACAGGAAGCTAGACCAGAAATCTTCACGAAAGACAAGTTTTCAGGAAATGTGACGAACATAGTCTTACACCCTCAAAGCGAAACTTTAATAGTGGTTTTAAAAACAACTGGCAAAAAAGTCAAAACAAGTTTGCTATATGTTGACATGAACTCTGGCAATTACGGAGAGCCGGTCGAGTTGACTAAGTTCACCTCCCCAAAGGTCACCGTTGATGGCGCTGGTGCTATCTTTGTGGGCGAACTCGATGGTAAAAGATTGCTGATGTTTGAAAGACACAGCGACACACGCGGAGAGTACACATTAGACATCAATAACAAGTTGCAAAATATCGCGGCATACGGTTGGAAACGTCTCTTTGTCGTGAACGGAAAAGACACCATAAATAAGTACATCTtcaaaagaaccagtggttgtcTCAACATGTTGAAAATCCGAGATTGCATAACAATTTCTCCTGCTCAAGAAACAGGGCTGGGTGAAATCGTAGTGTACAACCACCAAATCTACGTTGTGAACGGTGTTCAAATACTCGCATACGATGTCGAGGTATTTGAAAAGCTTCATACATTCGAGACTGGCTTCCAAGATCTGCAAGGTTTATGCTTCTTCGGGTTGAATGGTGTGGCTTTGTATAGCAATAAGCGTGTCCAGGTTTATgagattgagaaaaaaaaggaagaaaatggACATTCAAGTGCCACGGTGTGA